One stretch of Serinicoccus hydrothermalis DNA includes these proteins:
- the pstA gene encoding phosphate ABC transporter permease PstA, with the protein MSTTTQTTQTPRQDDEPSYIPSPVRATSSRPLLLIGAGAVLLWLLLWFVVDLHPVFALVVSYLAFLATSWATYRATGGSRVATDVVMRWLVYAAFICAIVPLVSMLWTVFSQGLPLAFSPGFWTQDMVGITGADDQAYANGETSTLAGGAGHAIVGTLIITGAAALISVPIGLFTAIYLVEYGGSNHLSKGIRFLVDVMTGIPSIVAGLFAFALFTQVVGIRDAKMGIAGAVALSVLMIPTVVRNSEEMLRIVPNELREASLALGVPKWRTIAKVVLPTAASGLASGITLAIARVIGETAPLLVAIGFARSFNTNMFEGPINSLAVYTYWMFTKPLDPALIEPSRERAWAAALLLVLIVVALNLAARAIAKFFAPKTGR; encoded by the coding sequence ATGAGCACCACCACCCAGACCACCCAGACCCCCCGGCAGGACGACGAACCGAGCTACATCCCCTCACCGGTCCGGGCCACGAGCTCGCGGCCGCTGCTGCTCATCGGCGCCGGGGCGGTGCTGCTCTGGCTGCTGCTCTGGTTCGTCGTCGACCTGCACCCGGTTTTCGCGCTGGTCGTGTCCTACCTCGCCTTCCTCGCCACGTCGTGGGCGACCTACCGCGCCACCGGCGGGTCCCGTGTGGCCACCGACGTCGTGATGCGCTGGCTGGTCTACGCCGCCTTCATCTGCGCCATCGTGCCCCTCGTCTCGATGCTCTGGACCGTGTTCAGCCAGGGCTTGCCGCTGGCCTTCAGCCCGGGGTTCTGGACCCAGGACATGGTCGGGATCACCGGGGCCGACGACCAGGCATACGCCAACGGGGAGACGAGCACGCTGGCCGGCGGTGCCGGGCACGCCATCGTCGGCACCCTCATCATCACCGGCGCCGCGGCGCTCATCTCGGTGCCGATCGGCCTGTTCACCGCGATCTACCTGGTGGAGTACGGCGGCAGCAACCACCTGTCCAAGGGGATCCGCTTCCTCGTCGACGTCATGACCGGCATCCCGTCCATCGTCGCCGGCCTCTTCGCCTTCGCGCTCTTCACGCAGGTGGTCGGCATCCGGGACGCCAAGATGGGCATCGCCGGGGCGGTCGCCCTGTCGGTGCTCATGATCCCGACCGTCGTCCGCAACAGCGAGGAGATGCTGCGGATCGTCCCCAACGAGCTGCGCGAGGCCTCGCTGGCCCTGGGTGTGCCGAAGTGGCGCACCATCGCCAAGGTCGTGCTGCCGACAGCCGCGTCGGGCCTGGCCTCGGGCATCACCCTGGCCATCGCCCGCGTCATCGGTGAGACGGCGCCGCTGCTGGTGGCCATCGGCTTCGCGCGCAGCTTCAACACCAACATGTTCGAGGGGCCGATCAACAGCCTGGCGGTCTACACCTACTGGATGTTCACCAAGCCGCTGGACCCGGCGCTCATCGAGCCGAGCCGGGAGCGGGCGTGGGCGGCGGCGCTGCTCCTGGTGCTCATCGTCGTGGCGCTCAACCTGGCCGCGCGCGCCATCGCGAAGTTCTTCGCCCCCAAGACCGGCCGCTGA
- the pstC gene encoding phosphate ABC transporter permease subunit PstC yields MSTAQPDPGPNGGVATAEPPAANGKAKRRAGDVVFSGASLFSGVLILLILALVAIFLVWQGMPALTAPAEEISGGNGFWSYVWPMLLGTIVSSVVALLIATPIAVGIALFVSHYAPPRIGQAIGFVIDLLAAVPSVVFGMWGLFVFAPRLRPLFEWLEANLGFLPFFQDSSATGRTLMTASIVLAVMILPIITSVSREVFLQTPRLHEEAALALGATQWEMIRTAVIPFGGPGVIGGVMLGLGRALGETMAVAIILSPGVFTWNLIGGGNNTIPAEIALNFPEAAGLRLSELIAAGLVLFILTLAVNLIARWIVERRSEFSGAN; encoded by the coding sequence ATGAGCACAGCGCAGCCTGATCCGGGACCGAACGGCGGCGTCGCCACGGCCGAGCCGCCGGCCGCGAACGGCAAGGCGAAGCGGCGCGCCGGAGACGTCGTCTTCAGTGGCGCGTCCCTCTTCTCCGGCGTCCTCATCCTCCTGATCCTCGCCTTGGTGGCGATCTTCCTGGTGTGGCAGGGTATGCCGGCCCTCACCGCGCCCGCAGAGGAGATCAGCGGGGGCAACGGGTTCTGGAGCTACGTCTGGCCCATGCTGCTGGGCACGATCGTCTCCTCGGTCGTCGCGCTGCTCATCGCCACCCCGATCGCGGTGGGCATCGCACTGTTCGTCTCCCACTACGCGCCGCCCCGCATCGGCCAGGCCATCGGGTTCGTCATCGACCTGCTGGCCGCGGTGCCCTCGGTCGTCTTCGGCATGTGGGGCCTGTTCGTCTTCGCCCCCCGGCTGCGGCCGCTCTTCGAGTGGCTCGAGGCCAACCTCGGGTTCCTGCCCTTCTTCCAGGACAGCTCGGCCACCGGACGCACCCTCATGACCGCCTCGATCGTGCTGGCCGTCATGATCCTGCCGATCATCACCTCGGTCTCCCGCGAGGTCTTCCTGCAGACGCCGCGGCTCCACGAGGAGGCGGCGCTCGCCCTCGGGGCGACCCAGTGGGAGATGATCCGCACCGCGGTCATCCCCTTCGGCGGCCCGGGGGTCATCGGTGGGGTGATGCTCGGCCTGGGGCGGGCTCTCGGCGAGACGATGGCGGTGGCCATCATCCTCTCGCCCGGCGTCTTCACCTGGAACCTCATCGGTGGTGGCAACAACACCATCCCGGCCGAGATCGCCCTGAACTTCCCGGAGGCGGCAGGCCTGCGGCTCTCTGAGCTCATCGCCGCCGGTCTCGTCCTCTTCATCCTCACCCTGGCCGTCAACCTGATCGCTCGCTGGATCGTCGAGCGTCGGTCCGAGTTCTCCGGAGCCAACTGA
- the pstS gene encoding phosphate ABC transporter substrate-binding protein PstS: MKQHRLTRTVAIAMAASFALAACGGDDDSSSDAGGAESGSEGGDALSGRLVGAGASSQESAMTAWIAGYLEVEPEVEVQYDAVGSGAGREQFLAGATDFAGSDAYLDEEERGMVGDACASGEAINFPMYISPVAVPYNLPGVDELNLAPEVLAGIMNGDITMWNDEAIAADNPDADLPEQEITVVHRSDESGTTENFMEYLTAAAPDAWPHEASDAWPIEGGEAAAQTTGVMQVINSTEGTIGYADASAVTGQSASIGVGEEFVPFSPEAAAKVVETSESADTGVEGDLALDLARDTTESGAYPIVLVSYHIACKEYDDADRANNVKAFLSYVASEEGQQAASDAAGSAPIGENTREQIMSSIDMIQGG, encoded by the coding sequence GTGAAGCAGCACCGCTTGACCCGCACGGTCGCCATCGCCATGGCGGCGTCCTTCGCGCTCGCCGCCTGCGGCGGCGACGACGACAGCAGCTCGGACGCCGGCGGCGCCGAGAGCGGTTCCGAGGGCGGCGACGCCCTTTCCGGTCGCCTGGTCGGCGCCGGCGCCTCCTCCCAGGAGTCGGCCATGACCGCATGGATCGCCGGTTACCTCGAGGTCGAGCCCGAGGTCGAGGTGCAGTACGACGCCGTCGGCTCGGGGGCGGGTCGCGAGCAGTTCCTGGCCGGAGCCACCGACTTCGCGGGCTCGGACGCCTACCTGGACGAGGAGGAGCGGGGCATGGTCGGGGACGCCTGTGCCAGCGGCGAGGCGATCAACTTCCCGATGTACATCTCCCCGGTCGCCGTCCCCTACAACCTGCCCGGCGTCGACGAGCTCAACCTCGCGCCGGAGGTGCTCGCCGGGATCATGAACGGCGACATCACCATGTGGAACGACGAGGCCATCGCCGCCGACAACCCTGACGCCGACCTGCCCGAGCAGGAGATCACGGTGGTCCACCGTTCCGACGAGTCCGGCACCACCGAGAACTTCATGGAGTACCTCACCGCCGCGGCCCCGGACGCGTGGCCGCACGAGGCCTCCGACGCGTGGCCGATCGAGGGCGGCGAGGCCGCAGCGCAGACCACCGGGGTCATGCAGGTCATCAACTCCACCGAGGGCACCATCGGGTATGCCGACGCCTCGGCCGTGACCGGTCAGTCCGCGTCCATCGGGGTCGGGGAGGAGTTTGTGCCCTTCTCGCCGGAGGCGGCGGCCAAGGTCGTCGAGACCTCCGAGTCGGCGGACACGGGCGTCGAGGGCGACCTCGCCCTGGACCTCGCGCGGGACACCACCGAGTCGGGCGCCTACCCCATCGTGCTGGTGAGCTACCACATCGCCTGCAAGGAGTACGACGACGCCGACCGCGCCAACAACGTCAAGGCGTTCCTGTCCTACGTGGCCTCCGAGGAGGGCCAGCAGGCGGCGTCCGACGCGGCCGGCTCGGCCCCGATCGGTGAGAACACCCGGGAGCAGATCATGTCCTCGATCGACATGATCCAGGGCGGCTGA
- the clpB gene encoding ATP-dependent chaperone ClpB has product MDLNLTTKAQEALSTAVRDAAAAGHAQVEPAHLLASLTQQGDTTTGPLLESAGSTPQAAKQAADAALRSLPTASGSSMGNPGLSRSMHAVIKGAQDAMSAMGDSFVSTDHLLLALARSGAFPSLDADAIAERIPALRGGKPVDSADPESTFDALGKYGTDLTALAREGKLDPVIGRDSEIRRVVQVLSRRTKNNPVLIGEPGVGKTAVVEGLAQRIVAGDVPESLRDKTLISLDLGSMVAGAKYRGEFEERLKAVLAEITGSDGQVITFIDELHTVVGAGASGDSSMDAGNMLKPLLARGELRMVGATTLDEYRENIEKDPALERRFQQVFVGEPSVEDTVAILRGLKERYEAHHKVAIEDSALVAAADLSDRYISGRQLPDKAIDLVDEAASRLRMEIDSSPVEIDQLQRQVDRLTMEEMHLAREDDEASQARLAKLRADLADRREELAALTARWEAEKTGLNRVGELKARLDDLRTQAERLQRQGDYEGASRLLYGEIPAAESELATAQEEESALESAPDSVPMVKDEVGADDIADVISAWTGIPAGRLLEGETEKLLRMEDVLAERLIGQRLAVRTVSDAVRRARAGISDPDRPTGSFLFLGPTGVGKTELAKSLADFLFDDERAMVRIDMSEYSERHAVARLIGAPPGYVGYDEGGQLTEAVRRRPYSVVLLDEVEKAHPETFDILLQVLDDGRLTDGQGRTVDFRNVILVMTSNLGSQFLIDPTTDAATKREQVMGAVRASFKPEFLNRLDEVVIFDPLSQDELATIVGLQVAELGRRLEGRRITLEVTDEASRWLAERGFDPAYGARPLRRLVQTQIGDRLARALLAGQVRDGSTVVVDVDGEGDDLVLR; this is encoded by the coding sequence ATGGATCTCAACCTCACCACCAAGGCCCAGGAGGCCCTGTCCACCGCCGTCCGCGACGCCGCCGCGGCCGGCCACGCCCAGGTCGAGCCGGCCCACCTGCTCGCCTCGCTGACCCAGCAGGGCGACACGACGACCGGACCGCTGCTCGAGTCGGCCGGCAGCACCCCGCAGGCCGCCAAGCAGGCGGCCGACGCCGCGCTGCGCTCGCTGCCCACGGCCAGCGGCAGCAGCATGGGCAACCCCGGCCTGTCCCGCTCCATGCACGCCGTCATCAAGGGCGCGCAGGACGCCATGTCGGCCATGGGGGACTCCTTCGTCTCCACCGACCACCTGCTCCTCGCGCTCGCCCGCTCCGGGGCCTTCCCTTCCCTCGACGCCGACGCCATCGCCGAGCGGATCCCCGCCCTGCGGGGCGGCAAGCCGGTCGACTCGGCCGACCCGGAGTCGACCTTCGACGCGCTGGGCAAGTACGGCACCGACCTCACCGCCCTGGCCCGCGAGGGCAAGCTCGACCCCGTCATCGGACGCGACTCCGAGATCCGGCGCGTCGTCCAGGTCCTCTCCCGGCGCACCAAGAACAACCCCGTCCTCATCGGCGAGCCCGGCGTCGGCAAGACCGCCGTCGTCGAGGGCCTGGCCCAGCGCATCGTCGCCGGCGACGTGCCCGAGTCGCTGCGCGACAAGACGCTCATCTCCCTCGACCTCGGCTCGATGGTCGCGGGCGCGAAGTACCGCGGCGAGTTCGAGGAGCGGCTCAAGGCGGTGCTCGCCGAGATCACCGGCAGCGACGGCCAGGTCATCACCTTCATCGACGAGCTGCATACCGTCGTCGGGGCGGGCGCCAGCGGCGACTCCTCCATGGACGCCGGCAACATGCTCAAGCCGCTGCTCGCCCGCGGCGAGCTGCGCATGGTCGGCGCGACGACCCTGGACGAGTACCGCGAGAACATCGAGAAGGACCCCGCGCTGGAGCGCCGCTTCCAGCAGGTCTTCGTCGGCGAGCCCAGCGTCGAGGACACCGTCGCGATCCTGCGCGGCCTCAAGGAGCGCTACGAGGCGCACCACAAGGTGGCCATCGAGGACTCCGCGCTCGTCGCCGCGGCCGACCTCTCCGACCGCTACATCAGCGGGCGCCAGCTGCCGGACAAGGCGATCGACCTCGTCGACGAGGCGGCCAGCCGGCTGCGGATGGAGATCGACTCCTCCCCGGTCGAGATCGACCAGCTCCAGCGTCAGGTGGACCGGCTGACGATGGAGGAGATGCACCTCGCCCGCGAGGACGACGAGGCCTCGCAGGCGCGCTTGGCCAAGCTGCGCGCCGACCTCGCCGACCGGCGCGAGGAGCTGGCCGCGCTCACCGCGCGCTGGGAGGCCGAGAAGACCGGCCTCAACCGGGTCGGTGAGCTCAAGGCGCGGCTGGACGACCTGCGCACGCAGGCCGAGCGGCTGCAGCGCCAGGGTGACTACGAGGGGGCCTCGCGCCTGCTCTACGGCGAGATCCCCGCGGCCGAGTCCGAGCTCGCGACCGCGCAGGAGGAGGAGTCGGCGCTGGAGAGCGCGCCCGACAGCGTGCCGATGGTCAAGGACGAGGTGGGTGCCGACGACATCGCCGACGTCATCTCCGCCTGGACCGGCATCCCCGCCGGGCGCCTGCTCGAGGGCGAGACCGAGAAGCTGCTCCGGATGGAGGACGTCCTCGCCGAACGGCTCATCGGGCAGCGGCTGGCCGTGCGCACCGTGAGCGACGCCGTGCGTCGTGCCCGCGCCGGGATCTCCGACCCCGACCGGCCGACCGGCTCCTTCCTCTTCCTCGGACCCACCGGCGTCGGCAAGACCGAGCTCGCCAAGAGCCTGGCCGACTTCCTCTTCGACGACGAGCGCGCCATGGTGCGCATCGACATGTCGGAGTACTCCGAGCGGCACGCGGTCGCGCGCCTCATCGGCGCGCCCCCGGGGTATGTCGGGTACGACGAGGGCGGGCAGCTCACCGAGGCGGTCCGCCGGCGGCCGTACTCGGTCGTGCTGCTCGACGAGGTCGAGAAGGCCCACCCCGAGACCTTCGACATCCTGCTGCAGGTGCTCGACGACGGCCGACTCACCGACGGCCAGGGCCGCACCGTCGACTTCCGCAACGTCATCCTCGTGATGACCTCCAACCTCGGCAGCCAGTTCCTCATCGACCCCACCACCGACGCGGCCACGAAGCGCGAGCAGGTCATGGGCGCGGTGCGGGCGAGCTTCAAGCCCGAGTTCCTCAACCGGCTGGACGAGGTCGTCATCTTCGACCCGCTGAGCCAGGACGAGCTCGCGACCATCGTCGGGCTGCAGGTGGCCGAGCTGGGCCGCCGGCTGGAGGGCCGCCGCATCACGCTCGAGGTGACGGACGAGGCCTCGCGCTGGCTGGCCGAGCGCGGCTTCGACCCGGCCTACGGCGCCCGGCCGCTGCGCCGCCTGGTGCAGACCCAGATCGGCGACCGGCTGGCCCGGGCGCTGCTCGCGGGCCAGGTCCGCGACGGCTCCACCGTGGTGGTCGACGTCGACGGTGAGGGAGACGACCTGGTCCTGCGCTGA
- a CDS encoding ZIP family metal transporter: MALALAVTVLAGLSTCVGGWLGTRRVALRPGVMAAALCFAAGVMITISVLEIAPSAQRALSEVVGGRAALLWVLGAMVVGGAVVHLFCHLMPHRFTPAEAGGGEDLRRIRSGELDVGLLRTGLLLAGVVGLHNLPEGLATLVATLDDPRVGVVLAAAIAIHNIPEGLVVAAPIYAATGSRRRAMLWAAASGLAEPVGAVLGYLALRALLPVEWVDLSLALVAGMMIAVSLVELIPTALRYAARRRDLVAGFSLGAVVMGLSLALLTL; this comes from the coding sequence GTGGCCCTGGCGCTCGCCGTCACCGTGCTCGCCGGGCTGTCGACCTGCGTCGGTGGCTGGCTGGGCACGAGGCGCGTCGCGCTGCGCCCCGGCGTGATGGCGGCGGCGCTGTGCTTCGCGGCGGGGGTCATGATCACCATCTCCGTCCTCGAGATCGCGCCCTCGGCGCAGCGCGCACTGTCCGAGGTCGTCGGTGGCCGGGCCGCCCTGCTCTGGGTGCTGGGGGCGATGGTGGTCGGCGGCGCCGTCGTCCACCTCTTCTGCCACCTCATGCCGCACCGCTTCACCCCGGCCGAGGCCGGGGGCGGCGAGGACCTGCGGCGGATCCGGTCCGGCGAGCTCGACGTCGGGCTGCTCCGCACCGGCCTGCTCCTCGCCGGCGTCGTCGGGCTGCACAACCTCCCCGAGGGCCTGGCCACGCTGGTGGCCACCCTCGACGACCCGAGGGTGGGGGTGGTGCTGGCGGCGGCCATCGCCATCCACAACATCCCCGAGGGCCTGGTCGTCGCGGCGCCCATCTACGCCGCCACGGGCAGCCGCCGGCGGGCCATGCTCTGGGCGGCGGCCTCGGGGCTGGCCGAGCCGGTCGGGGCGGTCCTCGGCTACCTCGCGCTTCGGGCCCTGCTCCCCGTCGAGTGGGTCGACCTCTCGCTGGCGCTCGTCGCCGGCATGATGATCGCGGTCAGCCTCGTCGAGCTGATCCCCACCGCCCTGCGGTATGCCGCCCGCCGCCGTGACCTGGTCGCCGGCTTCTCCCTCGGCGCCGTGGTCATGGGCCTGTCCCTGGCTCTCCTGACGCTGTAG
- a CDS encoding O-acetyl-ADP-ribose deacetylase, whose amino-acid sequence MEITTEVGDITEADVDAVVNAANSTLLGGGGVDGAIHAAAGPELLKECRRVRAARWHDGLPVGEAVATGAGRMPARWVIHTVGPNRHRGQTDPELLASCFRRSLEVAQEVGAASVAFPAISAGVYGWDPGEVARVAVATVRHTAEVVPGVEEVRFVLFSEDVLARFEQALA is encoded by the coding sequence ATGGAGATCACGACAGAGGTCGGCGACATCACCGAGGCGGACGTGGACGCGGTGGTCAACGCCGCGAACTCGACGCTCCTGGGCGGCGGGGGCGTGGACGGGGCGATCCACGCGGCCGCGGGGCCGGAGCTGCTCAAGGAGTGCCGGCGGGTGCGGGCGGCGCGCTGGCACGACGGGCTGCCTGTCGGCGAGGCGGTCGCGACCGGGGCCGGGAGGATGCCGGCGCGGTGGGTCATCCACACGGTCGGCCCCAACCGCCACCGCGGGCAGACCGACCCCGAGCTGCTCGCCTCGTGCTTCCGGCGCAGCCTCGAGGTGGCCCAGGAGGTCGGGGCCGCCTCGGTGGCCTTCCCCGCGATCAGCGCCGGGGTCTACGGCTGGGACCCGGGCGAGGTGGCGCGGGTCGCGGTGGCGACGGTGCGGCATACCGCCGAGGTCGTGCCGGGCGTCGAGGAGGTGCGCTTCGTGCTCTTCAGCGAGGACGTGCTCGCCCGCTTCGAGCAGGCCCTGGCGTAA
- a CDS encoding MFS transporter: MSAPTAERVRIPSEIWILVGASFVIAVGFGLVSPVLPGFARSFDVGATAATIVVSAFAFCRLVFAPAGGRLVQRLGERPVYLTGLMVVAVSSLATAFAQSYWQLLVFRGLGGLGSTMFTISAIALVVGLAPPGIRGRVSSLWGSSFIIGSMVGPVIGGLIAQWGMRVPFVVYAVALVVAALVVAVGLGGARLRPPPGEADRPVLTVREALGEKAYRAALACGVANGWANLGVRMAVIPLLAAAVRDETWVAGATLTTAALGTAITLQVTGRLADRVGRRPLIIAGMVTSGVSLGMLGLSLLPGLGAASSLAVLLGLSLVSGVGAGFVNPAQQAAIADIVGQERNGGTVLSTYQMATDSGVIVGPVLTGLVVDLVGFGPALATTGAVSLLGALIWLRAPETLAPATQPPTAASTP, translated from the coding sequence GTGAGCGCCCCCACGGCCGAGCGGGTCCGCATACCGTCCGAGATCTGGATCCTCGTCGGCGCCTCCTTCGTCATCGCCGTCGGCTTCGGACTCGTCTCGCCGGTGCTGCCCGGCTTCGCCCGCTCCTTCGACGTCGGGGCCACCGCCGCCACGATCGTCGTGTCCGCCTTCGCCTTCTGCCGCCTCGTCTTCGCCCCCGCCGGCGGCCGGTTGGTCCAGCGGCTGGGGGAGCGCCCGGTCTACCTCACCGGGCTCATGGTCGTGGCGGTCTCCTCGCTGGCCACGGCCTTCGCCCAGAGCTACTGGCAGCTGCTCGTCTTCCGCGGCCTCGGCGGCCTGGGCTCGACGATGTTCACCATCTCGGCCATCGCCCTCGTGGTCGGGCTGGCGCCGCCCGGCATCCGCGGGCGGGTCTCCTCGCTGTGGGGCAGCTCGTTCATCATCGGCAGCATGGTGGGGCCGGTCATCGGCGGCCTCATCGCCCAGTGGGGCATGCGCGTGCCCTTCGTCGTGTATGCCGTCGCCCTCGTTGTCGCCGCCCTCGTCGTCGCCGTGGGGCTCGGCGGGGCGCGCCTGCGGCCGCCGCCCGGTGAGGCCGACCGCCCCGTGCTCACGGTGCGAGAAGCGCTGGGGGAGAAGGCATACCGTGCCGCGCTGGCGTGCGGCGTGGCCAACGGGTGGGCCAACCTCGGCGTCCGGATGGCGGTGATCCCGCTGCTGGCCGCTGCCGTGCGCGACGAGACCTGGGTGGCCGGTGCGACGCTGACCACCGCTGCGCTCGGCACGGCGATCACCCTCCAGGTCACGGGCCGGCTCGCCGACCGGGTCGGGCGCCGGCCCCTCATCATCGCCGGGATGGTCACCTCCGGGGTGTCGCTCGGGATGCTGGGGCTGAGCCTGCTGCCCGGGCTCGGGGCGGCCTCCTCGCTGGCGGTGCTGCTCGGGCTGAGCCTGGTCTCCGGGGTGGGAGCGGGTTTCGTCAACCCGGCGCAGCAGGCGGCGATCGCCGACATCGTCGGTCAGGAGCGCAACGGGGGCACGGTCCTGTCGACCTACCAGATGGCCACCGACAGCGGGGTGATCGTCGGACCCGTGCTCACCGGGCTGGTCGTCGACCTCGTCGGCTTCGGCCCGGCGCTGGCGACCACCGGAGCCGTCAGCCTCCTGGGCGCCCTGATCTGGCTCCGTGCACCGGAGACCCTCGCGCCGGCCACGCAGCCGCCGACCGCCGCCTCCACCCCCTGA
- a CDS encoding ATP-binding protein produces the protein MPRRGNPFRPSFGASPRVVAGRGDLLEEFDVALDEGPGSPMRSILVSGARGMGKTVVLNELEERARTRGWHVIRLPEGPGLLDELERSVLPAHLAEHDPDAERRRVTGGGISAVGSLATETTETYPTSQSVATMLQRLTEIAESHGTGVLLTLDEVQAAPVEDVARLASAYQHLLRDEREVAFVGAGLPAGIGTLLAQQGSTFLRRAERVDLEPLRQEEVRDAAVQTVRGAGRVISPEAVERLAVIAHGYPYLLQLVGYQAWRAAGDGEVITEADVETTLPLVVDRMSRLVHTPALRELPQGQLDYLQAMSIDDGPSSTGEVAARLGVSKQHGNVVRGRLIDRELIVPAGHGLVDVALPYLREHLRRR, from the coding sequence GTGCCCAGGCGAGGAAACCCCTTCCGGCCCAGCTTCGGCGCCAGCCCGCGCGTCGTCGCGGGCCGCGGCGACCTGCTCGAGGAGTTCGACGTCGCCCTCGACGAGGGCCCCGGCTCGCCCATGCGCTCGATCCTCGTGAGCGGCGCCCGGGGGATGGGCAAGACCGTCGTGCTCAACGAGCTCGAGGAGCGGGCCCGCACCCGGGGGTGGCACGTCATCCGGCTGCCCGAGGGGCCGGGCCTCCTGGACGAGCTGGAGCGCAGCGTCCTGCCCGCCCACCTGGCCGAGCACGACCCGGACGCCGAGCGGCGCCGCGTCACGGGCGGCGGGATCAGCGCGGTCGGGTCGCTGGCCACCGAGACGACGGAGACCTACCCGACGAGCCAGAGCGTCGCCACCATGCTCCAGCGCCTCACGGAGATCGCCGAGTCGCACGGCACCGGGGTGCTCCTCACGCTGGACGAGGTGCAGGCCGCGCCGGTCGAGGACGTCGCACGGCTCGCGTCGGCATACCAGCACCTGCTGCGCGACGAGCGCGAGGTCGCCTTCGTCGGGGCGGGGCTGCCCGCCGGCATCGGGACGCTGCTGGCCCAGCAGGGCTCGACCTTCCTGCGGCGGGCCGAGCGGGTCGACCTGGAGCCGCTGCGCCAGGAGGAGGTGCGCGACGCCGCGGTGCAGACCGTGCGTGGGGCCGGGCGCGTCATCAGCCCGGAGGCGGTGGAGCGGCTCGCCGTCATCGCCCACGGCTACCCCTACCTGCTGCAGCTCGTCGGCTACCAGGCCTGGCGCGCGGCGGGGGACGGTGAGGTCATCACCGAGGCCGACGTCGAGACGACCCTGCCGCTCGTCGTGGACCGCATGAGCCGCCTGGTCCACACACCCGCCCTGCGCGAGCTGCCGCAGGGCCAGCTGGACTACCTCCAGGCCATGTCGATCGACGACGGGCCCTCCTCGACCGGCGAGGTCGCGGCCCGGCTCGGCGTGAGCAAGCAGCACGGCAACGTCGTCCGCGGCCGCCTCATCGACCGCGAGCTCATCGTCCCGGCCGGACACGGCCTCGTCGACGTCGCCCTGCCCTACCTGCGCGAGCACCTGAGGCGCCGGTGA
- a CDS encoding threo-3-hydroxy-L-aspartate ammonia-lyase has protein sequence MPQAAGMPELPTYADVEAAAATLAGVAHRTPVLTSRRLDAVVGAEVLLKAEHLQRVGAFKFRGAFTALSAFDDGQRAAGVVAYSSGNHAQAVALAARELGIPATIVMPLDAPELKVEATQGYGAEVVRYDRYTQDREQIGRALADERGATVIPPYDHPHVIAGQGTAVRELVEDAGPLDVLVTPLGGGGLLSGSILAARQLSPGVRVYGVEPAAGDDARRSMAEGRIVHIDTPVTIADGAQTQHLGELTFPILRAGVEEVVTATDDELIEAMRLVAGTLKQVVEPTGVLGLAGVLSGAVPVRPGERVGVVLTGGNVDLARYARLLGGEATDG, from the coding sequence ATGCCGCAGGCTGCGGGTATGCCCGAGCTCCCCACCTACGCCGACGTCGAGGCGGCAGCCGCCACGCTGGCCGGGGTCGCCCACCGCACGCCGGTCCTCACCTCGCGCCGGCTGGACGCGGTGGTCGGCGCCGAGGTGCTGCTCAAGGCCGAGCACCTCCAGCGCGTCGGCGCCTTCAAGTTCCGCGGCGCCTTCACCGCGCTCTCCGCCTTCGACGACGGGCAGCGGGCGGCCGGGGTCGTCGCGTACTCCTCCGGCAACCACGCCCAGGCGGTCGCGCTCGCGGCCCGGGAGCTGGGCATACCCGCCACCATCGTCATGCCGCTCGACGCGCCCGAGCTCAAGGTCGAGGCGACGCAGGGCTACGGCGCCGAGGTGGTGCGCTACGACCGCTACACGCAGGACCGCGAGCAGATCGGGCGCGCCCTCGCCGACGAGCGGGGCGCCACGGTGATCCCGCCCTACGACCACCCGCACGTCATCGCCGGCCAGGGCACCGCGGTCAGGGAGCTCGTCGAGGACGCCGGTCCGCTCGACGTGCTCGTGACCCCGCTCGGCGGCGGCGGGCTGCTCTCCGGGTCGATCCTCGCGGCCCGGCAGCTCTCGCCGGGGGTCCGCGTCTACGGCGTGGAGCCGGCGGCGGGGGACGACGCGAGGCGCTCGATGGCGGAGGGCCGCATCGTCCACATCGACACCCCGGTCACCATCGCGGACGGGGCGCAGACCCAGCACCTCGGCGAGCTGACCTTCCCGATCCTGCGCGCCGGCGTGGAGGAGGTCGTCACCGCGACCGACGACGAGCTGATCGAGGCGATGCGACTGGTCGCGGGCACCCTCAAGCAGGTGGTCGAGCCGACCGGCGTGCTCGGCCTGGCGGGAGTGCTGAGTGGGGCCGTGCCGGTGCGGCCGGGCGAGCGGGTCGGCGTGGTGCTCACCGGGGGCAACGTCGACCTGGCCCGGTATGCCCGGCTCCTGGGTGGCGAGGCGACCGATGGGTAA